The following are encoded together in the Methanosarcina flavescens genome:
- a CDS encoding sugar phosphate isomerase/epimerase family protein has translation MQLQRISYSSRAVVEDPFKWAYTLEDHGYTGWEIVQEGSQCLNSKNIQNLKNISETTGLELTLHLPFSDMNLAGLNNSIRAEVIRQMKHFLTLASNYVNLAVIHPGYLSPYGVQVPQEAYFTNLASLQEICDFAADFGILVAVENMPDLPKIFGKYPEEILEMLDSIGSHNVGFTFDVGHANTVGLIDDFLDLLTEKISHVHIHDNMGKKDEHLPLGKGTIDWKRVMEKLSDYKGIFVTEVSSVEEGIESLEFLRNL, from the coding sequence ATGCAATTGCAGAGAATAAGCTATTCGTCGCGCGCAGTCGTTGAAGACCCTTTCAAGTGGGCTTACACGCTTGAGGATCACGGGTATACCGGTTGGGAGATCGTACAGGAAGGGTCTCAATGCCTGAATAGCAAGAACATCCAGAATTTAAAAAACATAAGCGAAACCACTGGCCTTGAGTTAACTCTGCATCTGCCTTTCTCAGATATGAATCTGGCAGGTCTGAATAACTCAATCAGGGCAGAGGTGATCAGGCAAATGAAACATTTTCTGACTCTTGCCTCTAACTATGTTAATCTGGCTGTAATTCACCCAGGTTATCTTTCCCCTTATGGTGTGCAGGTTCCGCAGGAAGCTTATTTTACCAATCTTGCCTCTCTCCAGGAGATTTGTGATTTTGCAGCAGATTTTGGAATCCTAGTTGCCGTTGAAAATATGCCTGATCTGCCGAAAATTTTCGGGAAGTATCCTGAAGAAATACTAGAAATGCTAGACTCTATTGGAAGCCATAACGTTGGCTTTACTTTTGATGTCGGTCATGCGAATACAGTTGGGCTTATTGACGACTTCCTTGACCTTCTTACAGAAAAAATCTCCCATGTACATATCCATGACAATATGGGCAAAAAAGATGAACACCTTCCACTGGGTAAAGGAACAATAGACTGGAAACGAGTTATGGAAAAGCTTTCTGATTATAAAGGAATTTTTGTTACCGAAGTGAGTTCGGTAGAAGAAGGAATCGAAAGTCTTGAGTTTTTAAGGAACCTGTGA
- a CDS encoding RNA-binding domain-containing protein, which yields MIRVKVSTAVYPTEDPEKVIKAISSLFNDIKLRKEVIKTTGPETEASPSFFFSAEGGIEILHTLHGLIRREEIIDSVRNKAFIKGLSSDGLSIRFLLNKQAAIVGVPSIPAQEEPLGSIEVIIRTDSQEEMERLFEWLLPLTEEGKPVVEVEMDYVQRD from the coding sequence ATGATACGAGTTAAAGTTTCAACAGCTGTATACCCTACGGAAGATCCGGAAAAGGTTATTAAAGCTATTTCATCCCTTTTTAATGACATCAAACTCAGAAAAGAAGTTATTAAAACCACAGGACCTGAAACAGAGGCTTCTCCTTCTTTTTTCTTTTCAGCTGAGGGAGGAATTGAGATCTTACATACTCTGCATGGGCTAATTCGCAGAGAAGAAATCATAGATAGTGTTCGCAACAAAGCTTTCATTAAAGGCTTATCCAGTGATGGGCTTTCGATCCGGTTTTTACTCAACAAACAGGCTGCTATTGTCGGAGTTCCCAGTATTCCTGCACAGGAAGAACCTCTCGGATCTATCGAAGTTATTATCAGAACTGACTCCCAGGAAGAAATGGAAAGACTTTTTGAATGGCTTTTACCTCTTACTGAAGAAGGAAAACCTGTTGTTGAAGTAGAGATGGACTATGTGCAAAGAGATTGA
- a CDS encoding dephospho-CoA kinase, translated as MKIIAFVGMPASGKSEAAKIASEMGIPVVNMGDVIRKEVLRRGLEPNDSNTGMVATQLRKCEGMDAVAIRCISQIYETGSDLIVVDGVRGIAEVECFRREFGEGFILISIYAPIEVRFSRIKKRGRSDDMDSIEGLRRRDERELGWGMGEAIEASNVEIENNFTLETFRKDVIEVLSNYLGKSPQNKS; from the coding sequence ATGAAAATAATAGCATTCGTAGGCATGCCAGCGTCTGGAAAATCCGAAGCTGCTAAAATTGCCTCTGAGATGGGTATTCCCGTTGTTAATATGGGTGACGTAATCCGGAAGGAAGTTCTAAGGCGCGGGCTTGAGCCCAACGATTCCAATACCGGGATGGTTGCAACACAGCTTCGTAAGTGTGAGGGCATGGATGCAGTTGCCATACGCTGCATTTCTCAAATCTATGAAACAGGTTCTGACCTCATTGTTGTGGATGGGGTACGCGGGATTGCTGAAGTGGAATGTTTCAGGCGAGAATTCGGAGAAGGTTTCATCTTGATTTCCATTTACGCTCCTATCGAAGTTCGTTTCTCCAGAATCAAGAAACGAGGCCGAAGTGATGATATGGACAGTATAGAAGGGCTCCGCCGTCGGGACGAGCGAGAACTCGGCTGGGGTATGGGGGAAGCTATAGAAGCATCCAATGTCGAAATTGAAAATAATTTCACTCTGGAGACTTTCAGAAAGGATGTTATTGAAGTTTTGAGCAACTACTTAGGAAAGAGCCCACAGAATAAATCTTAA
- a CDS encoding ORC1-type DNA replication protein, which translates to MIKAQSLDGLFEKLLDGKSIFKNKEVLRPSYTPDLLLHRNEQINGLATILVSALRGETPSNVLIYGKTGTGKTAVTRYVGKELERVSEDKSLFCSVVYINCEVIDTQYRLLANLARHFEEEVPMTGWPTDQVFMKFKEAIDSKEQVIIIILDEIDKLIKKGDDVLYNLSRINTDLRKAKVSMIGVSNDLKFTEFLDPRVKSSLGEEELIFPPYDAEQISDILKQRAKMAYTDGVLGEMVIPLCAAFAAQEHGDARRALDLLRVSGEIAERENQPQVLEEHVRRAQEKIEIDRVVEVVRTLPTQSKLVLYSIILLRSRGREGKNVTTGEMYNVYRQLCHHIDVDILTQRRVTDLMSELDMLGIVNAVVVSKGRYGRTKEISLSVPVENTRKVLLEDYRLKPLVDFKTSVFSKMFS; encoded by the coding sequence ATGATAAAAGCTCAATCATTAGACGGCTTATTCGAAAAATTACTTGACGGAAAATCAATTTTCAAAAATAAAGAGGTACTTCGGCCTTCTTATACGCCTGATCTTTTGCTGCATAGGAACGAGCAAATTAATGGTCTTGCAACAATCTTGGTTTCTGCACTTCGAGGAGAAACTCCTTCCAATGTGCTGATTTATGGAAAAACAGGAACAGGAAAAACGGCTGTCACTCGTTACGTTGGAAAGGAACTTGAAAGAGTAAGTGAAGACAAATCACTTTTTTGCTCGGTTGTTTATATCAATTGTGAAGTAATCGACACACAATACCGGCTCCTTGCAAATCTTGCCAGACATTTTGAAGAAGAAGTTCCTATGACCGGGTGGCCTACAGATCAGGTCTTCATGAAATTTAAGGAGGCAATTGACTCAAAAGAGCAGGTAATTATCATAATTCTGGACGAAATCGATAAGCTTATCAAAAAAGGTGACGATGTCCTTTATAATCTATCGAGAATCAATACAGATTTGCGGAAAGCCAAAGTCAGTATGATTGGCGTCTCAAACGATCTGAAGTTCACTGAGTTTCTGGATCCCAGGGTTAAAAGTTCCCTGGGTGAAGAGGAACTCATTTTCCCTCCATATGATGCTGAACAGATCAGTGATATCCTGAAACAAAGGGCAAAGATGGCTTACACTGACGGCGTTCTAGGTGAAATGGTAATTCCCTTATGCGCTGCTTTTGCAGCCCAGGAGCACGGTGATGCAAGGCGTGCGCTTGACCTCCTTCGGGTATCAGGAGAAATTGCAGAACGGGAAAACCAGCCCCAGGTTCTTGAAGAGCATGTCAGACGTGCTCAGGAAAAAATCGAAATCGATCGCGTGGTCGAAGTAGTAAGGACCCTTCCTACCCAGTCCAAACTCGTACTCTACAGCATTATTCTGCTGCGGAGCCGGGGCAGAGAAGGTAAGAATGTTACGACAGGCGAGATGTACAATGTCTACCGCCAGCTCTGCCATCACATTGACGTAGATATCCTTACACAACGCAGGGTTACCGATCTCATGTCCGAGCTTGATATGCTGGGCATAGTCAATGCAGTGGTTGTAAGCAAAGGTCGTTACGGCAGGACTAAAGAAATTTCCCTGAGTGTTCCGGTAGAAAACACTCGAAAAGTACTCCTTGAGGATTACAGGCTCAAACCCCTGGTGGATTTTAAAACATCCGTTTTTAGCAAGATGTTTTCATGA
- the mfnA gene encoding tyrosine decarboxylase MfnA yields MNEKGLSEKEIFSYLENVKSEDTDYYKVLSSMCTRPHKIAVEAHRLFIEANLGDLGLFAGAHRLEREVIMMLGELLHAQSVDAQSAKIPSGKSGKGSIYGYLTTGGTESNIQAVRGMKNLVTAGEKKIVGTPNIVIPESAHFSFDKVANMMGIEVKRALLDSEFKVDISSVESLIDANTIGLVGIAGTTEFGQIDPIEKLAKLALDNELFLHIDAAFGGFVIPFLENPQPFDFKVSGVTSIAIDPHKMGLSTIPSGALLFRSPSFLDSLRVNTPYLTTKAQFTLTGTRSGASTAATYAVMKHLGREGYRKNVQYCMQLTEKLVKEARKLGFEPLIEPIMNVVALRVPNPDLVREQLLKRFGWNVSITRTPRSLRLVLMPHNTAWDIEEFLQDLKKITTEI; encoded by the coding sequence ATGAATGAGAAGGGTCTTTCTGAGAAGGAGATATTTTCCTATCTGGAAAATGTAAAGTCAGAAGATACAGATTACTATAAGGTTTTAAGTTCAATGTGTACACGCCCACATAAAATTGCGGTTGAGGCTCACAGGCTGTTTATTGAGGCTAACCTCGGTGACTTGGGACTTTTTGCAGGCGCTCACAGGCTGGAAAGGGAAGTGATTATGATGCTTGGAGAACTTCTCCATGCTCAATCTGTTGATGCTCAGTCTGCTAAAATTCCTTCTGGGAAATCCGGTAAGGGTTCGATTTATGGCTATCTCACAACAGGAGGTACGGAATCCAATATCCAGGCTGTTAGAGGCATGAAAAATCTGGTTACTGCGGGTGAGAAGAAGATAGTGGGGACGCCCAACATAGTTATTCCCGAATCAGCTCATTTCTCGTTTGACAAAGTTGCCAATATGATGGGCATTGAGGTTAAAAGAGCTCTTCTGGACTCTGAATTCAAGGTGGATATTTCATCTGTAGAAAGCCTGATAGATGCAAACACTATAGGACTTGTAGGAATAGCAGGAACTACAGAATTTGGCCAGATAGACCCTATCGAGAAACTTGCAAAACTTGCTCTTGATAATGAGCTATTCCTTCACATTGATGCAGCTTTCGGCGGGTTTGTGATCCCATTCCTTGAAAACCCACAGCCATTCGATTTCAAAGTTTCAGGTGTCACTTCCATTGCGATAGACCCACACAAAATGGGGCTTTCTACAATCCCATCGGGTGCCCTGCTATTTAGATCTCCTTCTTTCCTTGACTCCCTCAGGGTAAACACTCCGTATCTTACAACCAAGGCACAGTTTACTCTTACAGGCACCCGCAGCGGGGCTTCAACTGCTGCCACATATGCAGTCATGAAACATCTGGGCCGTGAAGGGTATAGAAAAAATGTACAGTATTGTATGCAACTTACTGAAAAACTGGTTAAAGAAGCCAGGAAACTAGGTTTCGAACCTCTGATCGAACCCATAATGAATGTAGTTGCTCTGAGAGTTCCAAACCCTGATCTTGTTCGAGAACAACTCCTTAAAAGATTCGGATGGAATGTCTCAATCACCCGTACTCCCAGATCTCTCCGTCTAGTTCTCATGCCCCATAACACAGCCTGGGACATAGAAGAATTTCTGCAGGATTTGAAAAAAATAACAACAGAAATTTAA